A section of the Paralichthys olivaceus isolate ysfri-2021 chromosome 16, ASM2471397v2, whole genome shotgun sequence genome encodes:
- the LOC138405093 gene encoding golgin subfamily A member 5-like, translated as MQQLDTVTSLRAELLQAFSQIKALTDGSTSLNKEVEELKDKLKEKDGLLKKETKKRRARTEAYILCLSELTECQAKCKSLEAALHQEPSQPETSWSREVDEETKALKEEVQLLKVGQRKLEDDLTHKNGLIMSEKKKRIAYANAYIDCLAVLTTTEKELKKSQAETLQVKLQQEKTSTVGLKEVEDIKRQNMSLKEQVLKLQSERTKLEEEGKKKDKLMREEANLASTKLHLAFFNKMSEAENELETIERMWRREEQQLETNFLS; from the coding sequence ATGCAGCAGCTTGACACCGTGACGTCCCTCAGAGCCGAACTCCTCCAAGCTTTCAGTCAGATAAAAGCTCTGACAGATGGGAGCACATCTCTGAACAAGGAAGTAGAAGAGCTAAAGGACAAGCTGAAGGAGAAGGATGGtctcttaaaaaaagaaacgaaGAAACGTCGAGCTCGCACCGAGGCCTACATACTCTGCCTGTCCGAGCTCACTGAGTGCCAGGCTAAATGCAAGAGTCTGGAGGCAGCTCTGCACCAAGAGCCGTCTCAGCCAGAGACAAGCTGGAGTCGAGAGGTGGATGAGGAAACCAAGGCCCTGAAAGAGGAGGTCCAACTGCTGAAGGTCGgacagaggaagctggaggatgACCTCACACACAAGAACGGGCTCATcatgagtgaaaaaaaaaaaagaatagctTATGCAAATGCTTATATTGATTGCCTGGCCGTGCTCACTACCACAGAAAAAGAGCTTAAGAAGAGTCAGGCAGAGAcgctgcaggtgaagctgcagcaggagaagacaTCCACTGTGGGACTAAAAGAGGTAGAGGACATCAAAAGACAGAACATGTCTCTGAAGGAGCAAGTCCTGAAACTCCAAAGTGAACGGACGAAGCTcgaggaggagggaaagaaaaaggacaagtTGATGAGGGAAGAAGCAAATCTCGCTTCCACCAAATTACACTTGGCCTTCTTCAACAAGATGAGTGAGGCAGAGAATGAACTAGAGACTATtgagaggatgtggaggagagaggagcagcagctggagacaaACTTCTTGTCCTGA